The genomic region attgcAATTGGACTTTTCCCCTTCAAGCGACTTGTCATTTACCCTGAGGCACATTTCCTTGATACTGCCCCCCAGAGGGAACGAGCGACAAAGGCATCCCTGGCTGATACTGGAGCGCCTTGTTCAGCATCCCGCCATCGTAGCCCTGTTGGCCAACCATCCGATGAGGCGTGGTGGAAGAGGATGAGGAAGTGGCCACCATGGTGTTGTGAGAGTGGGCTCCCTGTGCCAAAAGCAAGAAGCATTTATTTGGACTTCTTTCCATACGTgtttgccggccggccggccggccagctctGACCTTTTTCACCAGGTTGTCGGGCGGAACGTCTCTCCTGCCGAGCGAGTACGGAGCCCATTGATTGCTTCCCGACACGCCCTCTTGGTCATTGTCCAGCATGGCAGCCTGTTGGGAGGGGGTCTACGAGACAGgaaaagggaaagaaaaaacaataacaacaaacccATTCAATTTGGATGACAACAATGCGACATTCCCAACATCATAGAAGATCCGCAACTCACAAACATAGCTGACACATGCGGCTCTTGTTTGTAGGAGTACAAGTGCATTCAAATGTTATTCACAGTTTGTACTATGGAGCGTCAATATTATGGAGCATCGGCAATTCTTTCCGATTTCATATACAGTAGTATAGTGCCACTGGCTCACTGTTTGGATTGGGATActcacaacagcagcagcagcagaaggaggaggaggtagTGGCAGCCAGCGGCCAGCAGGGGGCTCATGCTTAGTGTTATTGTAAAGGTTAAAGTTCAAAGTGCTGCTGCGCCCCTGGCCGTGACCCCCGCCCTGACAGAGCATGCCCAGCGTGAGCGTATTGTGCTTTAGGACACCACTCTGATTGGAAAAGACAACAgcacatgacatgacatgagaTGGAGGCAACACACACTGCTGCAGCATTgggaacacgcacgcacgcacgcacgcacgcacgcacgcacacgtacaCAAACATAGTGCGGAATTGCTGAAAGCACAGAAAAATGTTAGCTCGTGTCGAAATATTGTGTCATACAAGCAACAATCGGTGGACGACGTCATTCCGACACATTTGCGCGTGGGCCCATTTTTCCCGTAAATGGCTAACCGGGTCGAGATGAACCATTGCCACATTTTCTACGTAGGCTAACCGCCGAGTTGGGACCGTTCCCACGCTCTGTGAGACGGTTAGGTGGTGAAATGGAGCAATGGCCAATTAGGAGGGAAGCTGATGAGTGTCAGACACAAACAGACGAGCAACTGGTCATGGCGAGTCTTTGTCCGTCCGTgccgtgttcttttttttttttttttttttttcctacaatCGTAGGCTGGCTGACGAGAAATGACAGTGTGGAGCGGACGGACACCCGCATGCTGCCAGACACACGTACGAACGATCCGGTCAAGGCCTTAACACAAACTTGCAGACAGGGAGGGCTAGTACGTATGTGCGAGTGTGAATGCCGCTTTGACCGTACCCTGTCCAGGCGTTTGGCCTCAATGTGTCTCAGCAGCTGTTGCCTCCAGTCGGCGGGCATCTTGGAGGTGACGTCTTCGGGCTTCTGCGGCACCACGGGTCGTACCTTGACCGTGTCATCGGACGGCTTCTCCGGGCAGGTTGCCAGAGTATAGTCGGGAGGCATCTTCTCCAGGAGAGCCGCCATGGTGGGACGAGCCGAGACCGGACGTGCCTGATGGCCGAGCCAGCCGCAGTCAATTGCAATGCTGCGCGTCATTTGGAAGAACGAATGGAACGCTTTTGACTTGACCTCACTGCGGCACGGAAAATTGTTCGCGCCTTACGTGTTTCTCGTCACGTGCAGTGTGTTGTGGAGCGTATCCCGCAATGTATCAACGACATACGTAGTATTTGTATGTATACTGTGTGaggtgaggcgaggcgaggcgaggcgaggcgaggcgaggcgaggcgcggCACGGCACCTGAGATGCTCCGTAGGTCTCAGTGCTGTAGCTTCTTGCAGACAGGGGGCGCCGTTGAGTCAAGCTCTTGGTCGGGTAACCAATCATGGGTTTCTTCTGTTCCTGGTAGTTGGGATAATCGTCATCGTAGCGTCCATTTCTCTTGTTGTGCATCATTTGGTTGTCGGAATGCTCCATGGGGCTGGAATAAGCCAGGGCCCGACTATAGAGGGGAGGCTCCCCCTGATGCTGCGTGGTGACATGCAGGGGttactttccttttaataacattgCTTTTGTGTAATCATAGTAAAGGATCAATTGCCATTGCATACTTGCTGTCTGTACTGAGCTTCCTGCAGGGCCTCCTGCTGGGCTTCGTGGACTCTACGGAACAAAGCCAGTTCGGTAGAGCTCACTAGTGAGTCTGCTCTCCTCAAAAACCCTGGCCTAGAGCGCTGCGATGGgattggctgctgctgctgctgctgctgctgctgctgctgctgctgctgctgctgctgatgatgatgatgctgatgctgttgctgatgatgctgctgctgctgctgctgctgatgatgctgatgctgctgctgatgctgatTGGTGGATCCATCCTGACTGATCGGCGCTTGGGGGAAGGAGAACATCTCCAGCGGTGGGTAAGCACGATACCGAGGGCTCACCAACTCCTTGGGTAATGTCTTTCCAGGTTGATTGCCGTACTCCGATGCTTTTGACGAGTGGTTGACATAATCGGGCGTATTGGGGAAAGGGGGAGGAGCCCGTCTGTCCACGGTCACCTGATTGATGGATGTACAGGAAAACGCAATGAAGCTAAAAAAGCCCAATCGACGCTGGTAATATCCCTTGCGCGTACCTGGGGATTGTAGTTTTGGTCAAAGTGGTAGGCTTTATGCGGGACTGCAGGGGTTTGGTTGTGTCCCTGCTGGTTCTGGCTGCCATGTGCCGGGAATCCGAGTTCCTCGTCTAACATGGGTGCCGACTGGGAGCGAGCCATGTTGGTCTGCTCCATGGAACCAGGCAGCTCTTGTCGGTCCAAACTGCTCTGCTGCTCAATGGAGGCGCTGTAGCTGTCCACGGGAATACTGCGGGCCGAGAAGGAGCATTGCAAAAGGTGCGAgtgaaggcaaggcaaggcaaggcaaggcaaggcaaggcaaggcaaggcaaggcaaggcaaggcaaggcaaggcaaggcaaggcaaggcaaggcaaggcaaggcaaggcaaggcaaggcaaggcaggcaCACAACCCTACCTGTATACTTTATAGGCGCCAATGTCGATCTCGTCGATGCTCTGGGATTTCTTAAACCTGGACCTTGTTTCTTTCATCATGGGAGACAGCCGCTCAGAGCTTTTACTCATGACCACGGTTACCTTGTTGCCCCCGGTGACAGTGAGCTGGTCCTTTCTGTTTTGCTCCGCCTGATTGTTATGGTAAGACCAACTCCCGGGAAGAGGCCCTGATGATTGCTCCCGCCTTGGTGCCAAAAGGAGTGAGAGGTCAGGTCAAGGGCAAGTCAACCCATTTCACCTGTCGGTGCTTCGGGACAAATATTCAATCACCGGTTTGTATTAAAGCGGGAAGATGGTCAAGAAAAACACATTGCTTCTTTGACCGAGCAACGGCGCTGGTCCCCAAACATGTTTTGTTCTTTGCGTGCGCACCGACGTGAGGCGGAGTTCAACTATCGCCCGTGGAACGCTGAGATTACCGAGGAGTAAAATGACGGATCGTCTCCCAGTTACCTTTGGTCTGCCACCTTGCGGTCCGGGTTGGGGCTCGAGGTCGGCGTAAGGTCCAATTTGGAGGGAAAGGCCGTCCTGTCTTCCAAGGGGCTCGGGGTTCGGGTCCAATTCTGCCAAGGATTCTGGGAGGCTTGTGCAGAAGCCTGGGCTTCGTTGTCATGCGCGGAGCGTTGGTTGCCGTGAAAGGGCAGCGTCTGCGCGTCCAACTCTAAGGGGACGCCCACGATTCGTTCTTGCCTCATGAGaggacggcggccgtgggtggaCTGGCTTCGAGGTTTGGAACCCAGCGCCGGGTTCCCCTGGCTGCTTTTGGACGGGTCGAGGGGAGACTCCTCGGCATCGAATCCGGTGTTGTCGTAGTGAGGGGCTTCGGCCCAGTCGAAAGGCTCGCTTAAGGGACGCCTGTCTCCACGTTGCTGCATGGTCCCTGACGGCGGAGTTTCTCTTTGCGACAGCAGGGGCTTGGTCTCAATGGGTTTGGGAAAGGATTGGGCCAACCTGAATTAGGACAGAGGAGCGGCAGTGTCAAAATGAGACCCATTTCAAGCCAATGAAAACATGTCCGTACATGTACTGGCTTCTTCGACGCCTGTTGATACGAAACAATCATTTGGAGTGGCTTTGGATCGAGATGACGCTAACAGTTTCCCTTTCAAACATATGGCTGTCTTGAGTCGCTTACTCACTTAATTGTGAAACTACGTCATCGAAGCTTTATGTTTGTGATCACACTTAAGTTATGCATACTGTTGTTTGTAGTGGTGGAGGAGGATGAgatgatgagatgagatgagctgagatgagatgagatgagatgagctgagatgagatgagatgcagAGTGAATCATAATGGCTCTGCAGCATCCTAATGAGCTTCTCTGACCTTGACAGAGCAAGCAGAGGAATGGGAAAGAGAAGACGGATAAAGCAAAGTGACGAGACGGAAGGCAGAAGTTGAGAAGATGGCGTTGAATGAAAAGTAGGACGGATAGTAGACATGGTTGGCTGGCACTGAACGCGAGCCATTCTTGTGGCTACCTACCTGTTGGTCCAGTGCGTCTGAGGATTCGGGTCTTTGTTGGGCGCCGGCGGCATGACAGGGTTGTGTTGGTGCGCGTGAGAGTGAGGGTGGGAGTGGGAGTGAGTGTTAGCGGGTGGGTTGGACGAGCCAGAGGAGCCAACCGAGGGAGAGTAATCAGAGTAGGTGGCCGAGGAGCCGCTGTGGTTCAGACAGTGGAGCTTGTCCACCTCTTCGTCTGTAGACTCTACACACAAAGACATTACACTTGCTTACAATGGAGGAAGGTGAATTTTGTTGATATGATTTTGCCAAACATACGACGTACCTCGGTTTAGCAATACAACAGACTGATGCGTACACATTTGAAAATGAAAGTGGCACACGTGTGGCAAGAGCTCACTGGTTTCCAGCTTGCCTTCCCTCACTCTCGGAAATCAATCTCACAAggcccgagcgagcgagcgagcgagcgagcgagcgagcgagcgcttcgCATGAGACGTCTTGAACGTGTTTATGTACGTATGTTTTTGTGCAATCGGGCACCTTTCTTATCCTTGCCGAGCAGCACCACCTTCGGTTTGTACATGGGCGGCTCCACTAGGGTGGGCCTCATGTCGGAGATGCGGATGTCGTTGGGTGAGCCGCCCATCGAGTCCTGTTGGAAGTCACTCGTTAGTCCAAAGATGGATTGagctcaccaaatgattcccgagcgcgggcggcaccgctgctgctcactgctcccctctcccccaggggatggatccaaatcacacggggatgggttaagtgCAGAGACAGATTTCGccgcacccagatgtgtgtgtgtgtgtgtgcgtgacgatgatcattgggactttaactttcgaTGGATGGAGCTGCATCTTAAAATTGGACCGCTAGCAGTCTACGACAGCAACAATGCGGAGCTCTTGACTTGAATGCGTTTGTGGTCTGACGTTGAATTTGCTTCAATTGTAGTATGTACGTATATCTGAGCAAAGCTTTGAGCTCCAAACCTCTGAGCTCTCCGTCAGGTCCTCTTTGTCCTTCCTCTTTGGGATGTCAATGCCAGAGTTATGCATCGGTCCCTGATCCATGAGCTGAGTCTGAGAGAAGTCCTGCATCTCTCGGTCTGTTACCTAGGACGCACAGAAGACAGCAAACATTGACGCTTCAATTGACGCTTTCATGATGTGCGGTGTGCGtgcggtgtgcgtgtgtgcggtgtgtgtgtgtgtgtgtgtgcgcgcgtttgACCTCTTTGGGAGGCAGGGGCCACGGTGGTTCGTACGCTTCTTTACTATGATGTGTAAGTTCCATGTTGGTTCCTGCGGAGGTGGCAGTGCCTGTGCTAAGatggtgctggtgctggtgctggtgcCCATGGCCCGTGTGAACATTTTTACCCACGAGGCTTTGCACTGACTTGACCATGTTCTTCAAGTCCTCGGGATAGGGTGTAGGATAACGTTTTAGGTTGATCTCCACCTGTTGGGAAAGATCAGAGCAATGTTAACTCCAACTTTTGCTGctttcatttttacattttaacgTCGTTCATATGTGTGCCGATGAAAAACTAAAGAAAACAGAAAAGACCATCATTTGTAGTACGGAAGCATGAACGCCACTGTCTGTCAGTGTCAGAAATGAGGAAAAATCCATTGCGGTCGGTGGTGAATCAAAGAAAAACCAACCCCGTCAAACGATTCCTGAACATACATAATTGTACGTACGTAGATAGACGGACACGTACAAGTACATGGAGACAGACGGAATACGGGCAGACCTTGACCTTCCCGGAGTTGTcttcctcttctttcttgtCCTCAAAGTCAAAGGCCACAGTCATCCTCTGTTGTCTCTGCTCCTCCCACAGAGTCGGATTAAAGCTGTCGCTGTCCGACTGATAATCTGGAAAGTAAAACGTCCCATTGTAAATGATGGTGAGAgggataaaagcaaaaaaaaggacaaaaactTTCTCAACATgccatgattgtttttttgaaaGCAATCCCAGAGATACGTATTTGTATACATTTCATTCTTGCATGAAATGACCAAGTGACCAGGCTCAGACTCCACATTCATGTTTTCATTCATACGCGCACGTGTACACacggcgcacgcacgcacgcacgcacgcacggacgcacACGCAGTTTGTACCCTCATCGTGACGAGGTTGTTGAGGAAACATGTAGTTGGTCAAAACCTTCTGTTTGGTGTCGGGGTGGGCTTCTGTCTGTAGGGGGATCAGAGCCTTGGACTGCAATGACAGCAGACACATTCGGATCAGCTTTCAAACCACCTCAAACCACGGAGTATGcacgtgaagaagaaaaaaaaactcatatcACTTTCGGAGCACATTAGTGTTGAATTCATACGTTTCATTTCCGTGTGCATAATActcctatccatccatccatccatccatccatccatccatccatccatccatccatccatccatccatccatccatccatccatccatccatccatccatccatccatccatccatccatccatccatccatccatccatccatccatccatccatccatccatccatccatccatccatccatccatccatccatccatccatccatccatccatccatccatccatccatccatccatccatccatccatccatccatccatccatctatggcCTGGAAAGCACAGCTGACAACGGTGAAACAGCTAAATGAACCTCATTTCCTAAGCAACCTCTTGTTTGCATTGAAAGTATTACAGTATACGATTAAAATACACCAACGTATTTCAAACTTGAAGGTACGTATGTCTGATTGCGTATGCTGTCATTCAAACATGTGTGCTGAAATAGCGTCATAAAAGCTGCAAACTGTAGGCCAGACATGATATTGGATGTTGATTGCATGTCTAGTTTTGCAAAGCACGCCTAAGGGGCGTACGCAACAAATGAGGAGCAGGTCCGAAATATTGCCGTATTGCCAGCATCGTCCGAGCCATTGATTTTGGGGGAGCGCTACCTGATTGTCAGAAAGCCAGAGAGCCGCCAGGTCCTTCAGCTTGGTAAAGGTGAACGGCAGATTCTTTAACCTGAAAATGAGAGACGGGAGCCAGAATGAGAAAAAGATCTTTTCTCTTCCTACGTACTCAACAGCCCGCAGAGCAAGTCGCCATAGCAACACACTCttcagttgccatggcaactgtaGGCAGAAGGAGCAAATACAAAATCATTGACAGAGAGCTTCCTTTGCGgtacgcgcgtgcgtgcgtgcgtacctaTTATCACTGAGGTTTAGGACTCGTAGTTTGGTCATCTGTCCGATCTCATCGGGGAGGAACTCCAGCTTGTTGGATCGGAGTGACATCACCGTCACGTTCTTACAGTTACCGATCTGAAAACGTACACACCGCGCGTGGGCGACAAATTGCACGGACGACGCATTCGACCGAGAGGTGAGATTGGCTCCTTCCTCACCTCTCGGGGAAGTTCTATGAGGAAGTTCTCATCGGCAGCAAAGGTCCTAAGATTGTGCAAGTAGCCAACGGTTGGAGGCAGTGACTCCAACTCGTTACAGCTAGTGTCCAGTTCCTCCAACAGACAAAGACTGTGAGGGGCAGACATATTGAGAGAAAATggcaatgaaaaacaaaacatttttgatgcATGTACAGTAACGAAAGGGACCTCGTCATTTGCCATCATGAACTGCACAATCATACAAAGTCAAAGGACAGCACATTTACCAATCAATACATCGGCTTTTTAACAATCAGTAGATGTGGATTTCGATCCTCCGTTCTCCatttgaaatgtgtgtgtgtgtgtggatgagaAGCAGAGCCTGTTTGCAGTAATACTGCGTATATGGCGCTAAACTTGACCGGTCTTTGACCAGCACTGGCCCGGCGAACAGCAGACTAATGCTAATGAGCCAACAATTTTACATTGGTGTACTGTTATTGTTAACATTGCAAGAATGATTCCCACCAGCCTGGACCATCTGGGCCACCATACGGTTGGtggagaggaggggaggggaggggcatgtCTTATCCTTTATTTAGATATCTTAGCAGCCCGGAAATCCTTAAAGCAATGCCAGGTGTCAGAGTGAAGCAAAGTTGCACGATGCTTCTATAGCTGCTACAATATGGAGCTCGCTCATTACGTGCACTTGGCTGATGCGGCGGAGGAGAGAGGATAAACATCACGAGTATGTTCTTTGTGAAAGAACAAACAATTCAAGACTCTCTGTAAAGTCACGAGATGTACGTACATATGAAGAATATATAGTATTGAGGGAaaaaggacggacggacggatctaCATCATGGCTGCAATTGGTCTTTGTGacttgcatgcacacacatggaCGGAGGAGCTTTCTTACCTCCCAATGGTTCCGGGCAGTGAGGTCAGCTGGTTGTCATCCACTTTCAGTGTTGTCAGCTTCTTTAACATTCctgaaaagcaaagcaaagcaaagcaaccttGTTTACGTCACAACATTGAATGAGTCGCTATCAAACTGGAATCGTGTGACGACCTACCTAAAGAGTCAGGGAGGTGCTGAAGCATGTTGGAGGAGAGCAAAAGATCCTCTAAGGCCTCACAACCTGAAACATCCGTGTCCAAATTCTCAATACGATTCTTAGCTAAGTCTAAGTAGCGCAGCTGGCGAAGTTTTCCTAGTGACTGCAGAGTCAGAGAGATAAGGAAGGCAAACCATAGATAAAGCAGATCCACAAAACTGCAAAAGAACATTGTGTGTATCCATACATACGACTTAGCGACCTTACCCCTGGGATGGACTGCAGGGAGTTGTTGTCCATCCACAGCTCCTTTAGATTGTGAATCTGCTCCAACACCTCCGGCTAATACGCAAAAGACCAGCAGTCAACCAACCGAAACTTTTacgatgagagagagagagagagcgagagagcgagagagcgagagagcgagagagcgagagagcgagagagagcgagagagcgagagagcgagagagagcgagagagtgagagagacttCAATACTGTGGCAATTTaatacactcactcactcactcactcacgtcaGAGGGTACGCATCGCAATTTGCAGAGACGAAAATCACTAGTTATCACTTGTTATGGCCGAGCAGAACTGGTTACATCATCAAGAGAGCTGTGGCCATTGAGCGTGTGAACATAAATTAGTAGGCGAGAATCTGGGGACGCCAAGCGTGTGGTCAACTTCCCTCCCGTCTGACCCTGGTGTCACATTGTGtcatcttccttccttccttccttccttccttccttccttccttccttccttccttccttccttccttccttccttccttccttccttccttccttccttccttccttccttccttccttcctcagtGTGCCATTTCATGGTTCGGCTGAAGCCATGCATCACTTCTTAATGAGACATAGTAGTCTACGGAAGGAAGATTCATCACAATGTTGCCATGGCATTTGAAATGGGAATGGAGGCTGCCCGCCCCTGAAATGGGACTTGCCAACTGTGTGCTGGGACttgccatctctctctctctctctctctctctctctctctctctctctctctctctctctctctctctctctctctctctctctctctctctctctctcgctctctctcgctctctctctctctctctctctcgctctctctctctctctctccctctctcgctctctctctctcgctctctctctctctctctctcgctctctctctctctctccctctctcgctctctctcgctctctctctctcagtcaAATGGCCAAATTGAATGCCTTGGGTAACGTTCATATTTTAGATGAACACAACCCGCCCAATAGTACAGCAAACCTTCTCACCACTTCAGAGAATTCATTGCTACCCAGATCCAACCTCTCCAACTGTGTCAGTCGATGAATAGACCTGCAAGGAGACAGGAGAGTAAATGTCGTGCTTCCAATCAAGCACTTCACTCGTGGTTCAAATGTAACTTTTCAAAATGTTACTTTTATCAAATAAAACCGCTTTCACTGCTATTCAAGAGAACCTGCCAAGCGTGCAAATAACTTTCTTCCACAGCAAACTCAGTAAATTGGAGGAGACCAAATCACAGCACAGACACAAAGCCCAACTGAATCTTACTTTGGCAGGGTTTTCAGGTGGTTCTCTCTTAGCTCCAGGATCCGAAGTTTGGAGAGTCTATCAAGaacaaatttgaaaaaacatttgttttcgtCAGGCTCTTTGGCGGCTAGAACAAACAGGCCACATTTAATGTAGCGTCCCAAACATATAAGCCAATGTTCTTAAATTGAACATGCACCATTAGTTACTACTATTACGTGCCTGGGGCCAATAGAGTAGACGTAATATTAGAACTTCAAAAGATGACCGCTTTTCAAATTCAAACACCATCCAAAATGATACACGTGGCAAAGATCTCATGGTGCATTTTCATTGAATCAAAAACTCATTTTGTatagcatccatccatctggcCATCCCTATgctgctccatccatccatctgtcatccatccatctgtcatccatctgtcatccatccatccatctgtcatccatctgtcatccatccatccggccaTCCCTATgctactccatccatccatccatccatccgttcatccatccatccatccatccatccatccatccatccatccatccatccatccatccatccatccatccatccatccatccatccatccatccatccatccatccatccatccatccatccatccatccatccatccatccatccatccatccatccatccatccatccatccatccatccatccatccatccaggaaGTGACTAAAGACACGCCACGCTGATGCTGACACCATGCATGGAATTACCTGCCAAAGTTAGCTGGCAAGTACTCCAGGAAGGCATCGTTTAAGAAGAGCTGAGTCAGATTCAGGAGCTGCGTAAAACCATCTGGGAGCCTGCAAGACAAGACAAAGAGCACTGGAGAAgcaggaaggggaaaaaaaaaagcggagcCGTATTTCAATGCATTCTGTCAAGTGAAAGACAAGATACTACGTACAATGCAAAGATACAAGGCTGTACCTTGTACGTTACGCTTTTGACTCCAATCTAAACACTGCAATTTGTTCCGAATGGGACGATGTCTTACTTGGTGATGGGATTGACACTGGCCTCGACCACTGACAGGCCTTTACAACATTTGATATTATCTGGAAACTCCTGGATACCTGGGGGAAAAGCAGACAACAAGAGAAATGTGTGCTTGGTTGGGCATCTTTGGTTGGCTAACAGGAAGATAAGGAACTTTTGGCAACAAACGTGATTGTTTGAAAGTTGTCAAATGACTGAGGTTTTTCCATGACTCTGGATCTAGGAGGAACATGGAAATGCTGACGTTATTTCCGTAGCCCTTCCCTTCCAATAATGAGATTGTTCTAGCCGGAGAGATGATCAAGATCTTAAAAGCTGAAGGAAGGAACCAGATCATGGGAATGTGACAATAATTGATTACACGTGTGTGGTAGACATGACCTCTTCGCTGCGCTATTTTATGGACGCTGACTAGCATGGCATGTTTGTCAGCAAGCTGTAGAGGAAGATTCCAGCGCTTTGGAAGTATTTATTGTCTTTACCATTTTTACTGATGTCCAGCTCTTTCAGGTTAACCAGGCTGGCAATTGTGGTCGGAAGGTTGGAGAGGTCGTTATCAGGCATGCTCAGCTTCTTTAAGGCCTGGCAGCTGAACAGTTGCTAGAGACACAAAAAGGCATATTAGAATGACGTGGACTATAAGCATACACAAACAGGAAATAAGATTGATCTGGAGATGCGGATTGGAATATCAGAAATGGGACACATTTCTACCTTGGGGAGTTCCTCAATCTGGTTGGCATCCAGGTAGAGTTCCTCCAGAGTTCTCTCAAAGCTAAAGatttccttggggacctgctgcaAGCTGCAGTGGGAGTAGTCCAACACCGAGATGACTTCCTCTTCCCCGCGAAAACACCGGCATGGCACCAGCCGGCCAATCAGCTTCCTTTTTGTTGTCATTTCCAGACACTGGACTACAGaggcaaaaagaagaagaagaagaagaagaagaagaagaagaagaagaagaagaagaagtaaaTAGCATGTGTGTTCAACAATTGTTTGCTCAACTAGAGAACGGGTCCTGCCAACAAACGGTGACAACAAGTTAGCACCCATCAACGCAGGGATGACTGATGCTGCAGCATGTGCAAACGCAATCATGTGCTGAGATGCTTCATggagaatagatggatggacggacggcccaagcccgcccgcccgcgtgcgcgcgctcgctcgctcgctcgctcgctcgcatggCTAACATGGCTCCTCAGAATATGCATGTCTGTAGCAGCAAGAGAGAGTGAAAGCCTCAATGTCCCACGACAGCCATCACTTCAtgtgcggcagcagcagcagcagcagcagcagccttgcTAGCTATCTCCATGGTAACGGCTGTCATAGTGACGGTCTCCCAGGAGCCGGGTGTATTTTTACTCATCCTCTCTGTCATAAAACAGAACATGCTGCTCTCAGTGGGTGATTGCTCCACATTTGCAGTCCATGCTGCACTTCTACAAACAAATCAGACACCTTTCAAATACGTCTTTTCTTGTCTTGCACATACTCCATCTCTTCCCTCCGATCATAAAACAACTCTTTTCAAACTTGTAACCGAGCCTTGTCTTATAGGGCACATAAGGTGATGCAAAACATGATTGAACATGACTTCATCATTTTCAAGTGACATGGCAATCAAGGCAACAGGTACCTCCAGCAAGCACAACATTTGATGAGGTTGCAAACGTTCCAGATTGAAATATTTGTTGTTTGCTTAAAGGcttgagtcagccaact from Syngnathus scovelli strain Florida chromosome 10, RoL_Ssco_1.2, whole genome shotgun sequence harbors:
- the lrrc7 gene encoding leucine-rich repeat-containing protein 7 isoform X7 produces the protein MDNYSALQLQCLEMTTKRKLIGRLVPCRCFRGEEEVISVLDYSHCSLQQVPKEIFSFERTLEELYLDANQIEELPKQLFSCQALKKLSMPDNDLSNLPTTIASLVNLKELDISKNGIQEFPDNIKCCKGLSVVEASVNPITKLPDGFTQLLNLTQLFLNDAFLEYLPANFGRLSKLRILELRENHLKTLPKSIHRLTQLERLDLGSNEFSEVPEVLEQIHNLKELWMDNNSLQSIPGSLGKLRQLRYLDLAKNRIENLDTDVSGCEALEDLLLSSNMLQHLPDSLGMLKKLTTLKVDDNQLTSLPGTIGSLCLLEELDTSCNELESLPPTVGYLHNLRTFAADENFLIELPREIGNCKNVTVMSLRSNKLEFLPDEIGQMTKLRVLNLSDNRLKNLPFTFTKLKDLAALWLSDNQSKALIPLQTEAHPDTKQKVLTNYMFPQQPRHDEDYQSDSDSFNPTLWEEQRQQRMTVAFDFEDKKEEEDNSGKVKVEINLKRYPTPYPEDLKNMVKSVQSLVGKNVHTGHGHQHQHQHHLSTGTATSAGTNMELTHHSKEAYEPPWPLPPKEVTDREMQDFSQTQLMDQGPMHNSGIDIPKRKDKEDLTESSEDSMGGSPNDIRISDMRPTLVEPPMYKPKVVLLGKDKKESTDEEVDKLHCLNHSGSSATYSDYSPSVGSSGSSNPPANTHSHSHPHSHAHQHNPVMPPAPNKDPNPQTHWTNRLAQSFPKPIETKPLLSQRETPPSGTMQQRGDRRPLSEPFDWAEAPHYDNTGFDAEESPLDPSKSSQGNPALGSKPRSQSTHGRRPLMRQERIVGVPLELDAQTLPFHGNQRSAHDNEAQASAQASQNPWQNWTRTPSPLEDRTAFPSKLDLTPTSSPNPDRKVADQRREQSSGPLPGSWSYHNNQAEQNRKDQLTVTGGNKVTVVMSKSSERLSPMMKETRSRFKKSQSIDEIDIGAYKVYSIPVDSYSASIEQQSSLDRQELPGSMEQTNMARSQSAPMLDEELGFPAHGSQNQQGHNQTPAVPHKAYHFDQNYNPQVTVDRRAPPPFPNTPDYVNHSSKASEYGNQPGKTLPKELVSPRYRAYPPLEMFSFPQAPISQDGSTNQHQQQHQHHQQQQQQQHHQQQHQHHHHQQQQQQQQQQQQQQQQQPIPSQRSRPGFLRRADSLVSSTELALFRRVHEAQQEALQEAQYRQQHQGEPPLYSRALAYSSPMEHSDNQMMHNKRNGRYDDDYPNYQEQKKPMIGYPTKSLTQRRPLSARSYSTETYGASQARPVSARPTMAALLEKMPPDYTLATCPEKPSDDTVKVRPVVPQKPEDVTSKMPADWRQQLLRHIEAKRLDRSGVLKHNTLTLGMLCQGGGHGQGRSSTLNFNLYNNTKHEPPAGRWLPLPPPPSAAAATPSQQAAMLDNDQEGVSGSNQWAPYSLGRRDVPPDNLVKKGAHSHNTMVATSSSSSTTPHRMVGQQGYDGGMLNKALQYQPGMPLSLVPSGGQYQGNVPQALNTPGQVYSSAGLPMTANQVQYNLHTSHASHQTPHPPNNPQYHSNQGMVHSNQVVVTTHSNMRPQSARCLLQTKGQKSTDGFQEQLCVRIEKNPGLGFSISGGISGQGNPFKPSDMGTA